A DNA window from Labrys wisconsinensis contains the following coding sequences:
- a CDS encoding ABC transporter substrate-binding protein, with protein MRRGLSGLAGAAALLLANAALPARADTVSLFCSSSGSEYEICKAGADAWARQTGNEVRINKMPAAWDEALPLYQQLLSAQSTDADVLLLDVVWVGLLQKNLLDLNADLSKDDIAQHFPATVAAGTVNGRLVALPWYTDTGLMFYRKDLLAKYGKPVPKTWAELTETAKAVQDGERAAGNKDIWGYVWQGKSYEGLTCDAIEWTASSGGGTIIDDKGAITIDNAKAAGALALAHGWVGSITPPGALNYDEEGSRSVFETGNAVFLRNWAYVWGTSQAAGAPLVGKVGVAALPVGAAGERSSGCMGTAHLGISKYTRHKDAALSLLHFLAGKDEQKRRAIAGAYNPTIAALYDDADVLKALPFLKDAEAAFAESAVRPSAITGSSYNRVSQAFFKAVHGVLGGDTEAGPALKTLAEDLATIKAAGKW; from the coding sequence ATGAGACGGGGATTGAGCGGTTTGGCCGGCGCGGCGGCGCTGCTTCTGGCGAATGCGGCCCTTCCGGCCCGCGCCGACACGGTTTCCCTTTTCTGCAGCTCCTCCGGCTCCGAATACGAGATCTGCAAGGCCGGCGCCGACGCCTGGGCCAGGCAGACCGGCAACGAGGTCAGGATCAACAAGATGCCGGCGGCCTGGGATGAGGCGCTGCCGCTCTACCAGCAGCTGCTCTCGGCCCAGTCGACCGATGCCGACGTGCTGCTGCTCGACGTCGTCTGGGTCGGTCTCCTGCAGAAGAACCTGCTCGATCTCAATGCGGACCTGTCCAAGGACGACATCGCCCAGCACTTCCCGGCGACCGTCGCCGCCGGCACCGTCAACGGCCGGCTGGTGGCGCTGCCCTGGTACACGGATACCGGGCTGATGTTCTACCGCAAGGACCTGCTCGCCAAGTACGGCAAGCCGGTGCCGAAGACCTGGGCCGAGCTGACCGAAACGGCCAAGGCCGTGCAGGACGGCGAGCGCGCCGCCGGCAACAAGGACATCTGGGGCTATGTCTGGCAGGGCAAGTCCTACGAGGGCCTGACCTGCGACGCGATCGAATGGACCGCCTCCTCCGGCGGCGGCACCATCATCGACGACAAGGGCGCCATCACCATCGACAATGCCAAGGCGGCCGGCGCGCTCGCGCTGGCGCATGGCTGGGTCGGCTCGATCACCCCGCCGGGCGCCCTCAACTATGACGAGGAGGGCTCGCGCAGCGTTTTCGAGACCGGAAACGCCGTGTTCCTGCGCAACTGGGCCTATGTCTGGGGCACCTCGCAGGCCGCGGGCGCGCCGCTGGTCGGCAAGGTCGGGGTCGCGGCCCTGCCGGTCGGCGCCGCCGGCGAGAGGTCGAGCGGCTGCATGGGCACCGCCCATCTCGGCATCTCGAAATACACCCGGCACAAGGACGCCGCCCTCAGCCTGCTGCACTTCCTCGCCGGCAAAGACGAGCAGAAGCGCCGCGCCATCGCCGGCGCCTACAACCCGACGATCGCGGCGCTCTACGACGATGCCGACGTGCTGAAGGCCCTGCCCTTCCTCAAGGACGCCGAGGCCGCCTTCGCCGAGAGCGCCGTGCGCCCCTCGGCCATCACCGGGTCGAGCTACAACCGGGTGTCGCAGGCCTTCTTCAAGGCGGTGCACGGCGTGCTCGGCGGCGACACCGAGGCCGGCCCGGCGCTGAAGACCCTGGCGGAGGACCTCGCCACCATCAAGGCCGCCGGCAAGTGGTGA